One window of Quercus robur chromosome 5, dhQueRobu3.1, whole genome shotgun sequence genomic DNA carries:
- the LOC126727574 gene encoding uncharacterized protein LOC126727574, which translates to MGENTTTNNKTTKNSTNTTTNKNKDGSSTSKFVDKSKSNKKEEQQEITEGNTSDMGVATDIRKNFGAIKERVLEKLAAASVPADALDNARHFLEGVVRDVTVAAQGLTKDALHRIKTRLVDIMPSLSPAITRKMVDDAEKEANGDQTESASEEDGAHDQPPHNGKAPYMSPASSLFASLVNKPFSRL; encoded by the exons ATGGGAGAAAACACAACCACTAATAATAAGACTACTAAAAATAGCACCAACACaactaccaacaaaaacaaagatgGTAGTTCAACTTCAAAGTTTGTGGACAAGAGCAAGAGCaacaaaaaggaagaacagCAAGAGATAACAGAAGGGAATACTAGTGATATGGGTGTGGCTACTGATATAAGGAAGAACTTTGGAGCCATAAAGGAGAGGGTATTGGAGAAACTAGCTGCAGCTTCTGTCCCAGCTGATGCTTTGGATAACGCGAGACACTTCTTGGAGGGTGTGGTTAGAGATGTGACTGTGGCAGCTCAAGGTCTCACCAAGGATGCCTTGCATCGTATTAAGACACGTCTTGTTGATATCATGCCTTCCCTCTCTCCAGCCATCACCAGAAAG ATGGTAGATGATGCAGAGAAGGAAGCTAATGGAGATCAGACAGAGTCTGCAAGTGAAGAGGATGGAGCTCATGATCAACCACCACATAATGGCAAGGCCCCATATATGTCCCCAGCTTCCTCTCTGTTTGCTTCTCTGgttaataaaccattttcaAGGCTTTGA